ATCCTGGCTTGCCTGAGCAACTCGATCAAGCAGGTCCGCCGCCAGCCGTGCTCTTCGTCTCTTAGCAGTCGCCGCGCGTTGAGCAAGCCCACAAACCGATGCAAGTCGGCGTGCTTCGCCAGCAAACTCCAATCGAGCCAGTTCGATTCGTCGTCGAGGCAGTAAGCGTTGTTGTTGCCGCGCTGGGTGCGACGGAATTCGTCGCCCATCAGGATCATGGGCGTGCCCAGCGACATGAGCGTAACGACAAAAAAGTTCTTCACCTGGCGATTGCGAAGCCGTTCAATCGCCGGATCGTCGCTGGGGCCCTCGACGCCGCAGTTCCAACTGCGGTTGTCGTTCGAGCCGTCGCGGTTGTCTTCGCCGTTGGCCTCATTGTGCTTCAGGTTATAGGAGACGAGATCGTTGAGGGTGAAGCCGTCGTGACAGGTCACGAAATTGACGCTCTGCTCGGCCTCGCGCTTTTTGTGGCCATAGATCTCCACGCTGCCGACGATCCGATCGGCCACCCGGCGGACCGAGCCGGGCTCTCCGCGCCAAAAGTCGCGAACGTCGTCGCGAAAGCGGCCGTTCCACTCCTTCCAGGCGTCGCCAACAAAGCTGCCCACCTGATAGAGCCCCGCGGCATCCCAAGCCTCGGCCAGCAGCTTCGTTTCCGCCAGAATAGGGTCGGTTTCGATATCCCAGAGCACCGGCGGATTTGGCAGCGGTTGGCCCGACGAGTCGCGCGAGAGGATCGAGGCGAGATCGAAGCGAAAGCCATCGACGTGCATCTCCTGAACCCAATAGCGCAAGCTATCGACGATCAAGCGGCGGACAACGGGATGGTTTGCGTTCAGGGTGTTACCGCAACCGGTGTAGTTGGCATACCGCACGCCGCCGTCTTCCAGAATGTAATATGTCGGATTGTCGATGCCGCGGAAACTGAGCGTCGGCCCCTGTTCGTTCCCTTCGGCCGTGTGATTGAAGACCACATCGAGAATCACCTCAATGCCCGCGCGGTGAAGGGCCTTGACCATGTTCCGAAATTCGTTGACCGGGCCGAGTGGAGATTGGTCGGAGCTGTACGCCTGGTGCGGGGCGAAGAAGGCAATCGGCGCATAGCCCCAATAATTGGTCTTCCCTAGCGGGCAATCTTGGGCGTCG
The sequence above is drawn from the Pirellulales bacterium genome and encodes:
- the glgX gene encoding glycogen debranching protein GlgX; its protein translation is MNDSARETRAGRSHPLGATVAEGGVNFSIYSRHATGVELLLFDHQDDAKPRRVASIVPESRSYHYWHAFVPDLKAGQLYAYRVAGPAEPARGLRFDQSKVLLDPYGRAVVVPNDYNRLAAIEPGNNVVTAMKNVVVDPHGYDWEGDKPLERSSSQTIIYEMHVRGFTRHPSSGVDKKTRGTYTGLIEKIPYLQQLGITAVELLPVFHFDAQDCPLGKTNYWGYAPIAFFAPHQAYSSDQSPLGPVNEFRNMVKALHRAGIEVILDVVFNHTAEGNEQGPTLSFRGIDNPTYYILEDGGVRYANYTGCGNTLNANHPVVRRLIVDSLRYWVQEMHVDGFRFDLASILSRDSSGQPLPNPPVLWDIETDPILAETKLLAEAWDAAGLYQVGSFVGDAWKEWNGRFRDDVRDFWRGEPGSVRRVADRIVGSVEIYGHKKREAEQSVNFVTCHDGFTLNDLVSYNLKHNEANGEDNRDGSNDNRSWNCGVEGPSDDPAIERLRNRQVKNFFVVTLMSLGTPMILMGDEFRRTQRGNNNAYCLDDESNWLDWSLLAKHADLHRFVGLLNARRLLRDEEHGWRRTCLIELLRQARMAWHGTTLNQPDWGNGSHSFALGGELAGEGLSFHLILNAYWQPLDFAMPPLDGTRGPWRRWIDTALESPEDICPWQSAAAVPGEVYRAQSRSVVMLTARRNGSMA